The Humulus lupulus chromosome 4, drHumLupu1.1, whole genome shotgun sequence genome has a window encoding:
- the LOC133833168 gene encoding uncharacterized protein LOC133833168: MKAIIDFILGKILKFGKSWFEVDFVFMPFLIPQERGIYLDHWSLGVLHIDKKIIYIYDSFNSPNNEDVETHVKKYCRILPFILDYLGFHEKRKHYAPMCEDFRFSWVETPFQNNTFDCGIYVIKMAELLMMGMSPFKIGPNNIVDMRRKMALEFWDHGYKRKHGHETPAENLCHV; the protein is encoded by the exons ATGAAGGCTATTATTGATTTCATTCTGGGAAAAATATTGAAATTTGGAAAGTCATGGTTTGAAGTTGACTTTGTTTTCATGCCATTTCTTATTCCACAAGAAAGGGGGATTTATTTAGATCATTGGAGCTTAGGAGTTTTACATATTGATAAAAAGATTATCTATATCTATGACTCATTTAATAGTCCAAATAACGAAGATGTTGAAACACACGTGAAGAAATATTGCAGAATTCTTCCATTCATTTTGGATTATTTGGGCTTCCATGAAAAACGTAAACATTATGCACCTATGTGTGAGGATTTTAGGTTCTCATGGGTTGAAACTCCTTTTCAGAATAACAC GTTTGATTGTGGTATTTACGTGATAAAAATGGCTGAGTTGTTAATGATGGGGATGTCTCCATTCAAAATTGGTCCAAACAATATTGTTGATATGAGAAGGAAGATGGCCTTAGAATTTTGGGATCATGGGTACAAGAGGAAGCACGGTCATGAAACTCCAGCAGAGAACTTGTGTCATGTATGA
- the LOC133831662 gene encoding lipoyl synthase 2, mitochondrial-like, translating into MNSRFTTLGRTLKSTSKKLFSSSTQSTSTSSQFPQTLAGLRARLAAESPSLTDFAEDLKSNSPYSVEVGTKKNPLPKPKWMKEAVPGGQKYVQIKKKLRELNLHTVCEEARCPNLGECWSGGETGTATATIMILGDTCTRGCRFCNVKTSRTPPPPDPNEPTNVAEAIASWGLDYVVITSVDRDDLPDQGSGHFAETVQKLKELKPNMLIEALVPDFRGDSTCVEKVARSGLDVFAHNIETVEELQKAVRDHRANFEQSLEVLVMAKDQAPAGTLTKTSIMLGCGETPDQVMKTMEKVRAAGVDVMTFGQYMRPSKRHMPVSEYITPEAFEKYRVLGMDMGFRYVASGPMVRSSYKAGEYYIKSMIESDRAASSS; encoded by the exons atGAACTCCCGCTTCACGACCCTAGGCCGAACCCTAAAATCGACCTCAAAAAAGCTCTTCTCATCTTCCACCCAATCCACATCCACCAGTTCCCAATTCCCTCAAACTCTAGCGGGGCTCCGAGCTCGATTGGCCGCCGAATCCCCCTCACTCACCGATTTCGCCGAGGATCTCAAATCCAATAGCCCTTATTCCGTCGAGGTTGGGACCAAGAAGAATCCCCTTCCCAAGCCCAAATGGATGAAGGAGGCCGTCCCCGGAGGCCAGAAGTACGTCCAGATTAAGAAAAAGCTCAGGGAATTGAATCTCCATACCGTGTGCGAGGAGGCTCGATGCCCCAATCTCGGCGAGTGTTGGTCCGGCGGTGAGACCGGCACTGCCACAGCCACGATCATGATTCTCGGTGATACTTGTACTCGGGGTTGCAG GTTCTGCAATGTGAAGACTTCAAGAACGCCGCCTCCACCTGATCCTAATGAGCCCACCAATGTGGCAGAGGCGATTGCGTCGTGGGGGTTGGATTACGTGGTGATCACTAGTGTGGACCGGGATGATTTACCTGATCAGGGGAGTGGTCATTTTGCCGAGACGGTGCAGAAGTTGAAAGAACTGAAGCCAAATATGCTCATAGAGGCATTGG TTCCTGATTTTCGAGGAGACAGCACGTGTGTTGAGAAAGTTGCAAGGTCCGGGCTAGATGTATTTGCTCACAATATTGAAACAGTTGAGGAGCTTCAGAAGGCAGTGCGGGATCATCGGGCAAATTTTGAGCAATCTCTAGAAGTTCTCGTGATGGCTAAAGACCAAGCTCCTGCTGGAACGCTTACAAAGACTTCAATAATGTTAGGCTGCGGGGAAACACCTGATCAAGTTATGAAGACGATGGAGAAGGTGAGAGCTGCTGGTGTTGATGTGATGACATTTGGTCAATATATGCGACCTTCCAAGCGTCATATGCCTGTTTCTGAATATATTACCCCTGAAGCTTTTGAGAAGTATCGCGTCCTCGGCATGGATATG GGATTTCGCTATGTGGCTTCTGGTCCTATGGTCAGGTCATCATACAAAGCAGGTGAATACTACATCAAGTCCATGATAGAATCTGATCGAGCTGCATCCTCTTCTTAA